From Chaetodon trifascialis isolate fChaTrf1 chromosome 1, fChaTrf1.hap1, whole genome shotgun sequence, one genomic window encodes:
- the cers3a gene encoding ceramide synthase 2 → MFDTLYEWFWWDRIWLPVNLTWVDLEDREGRVYAKASHLYVTVPYAFTFLLIRYLFERWIATPLAVCAGIKRRVHLKAEHNPILEVYYTTHYKNPTQADIDGLSKKSTLSVRQVERWFRKRRSQDRPGVLKKFREASWRFVFYLSAFIGGIVALYDKEWFYDTREVWTGFPKQTMLESQYWYYILEMSFYGSLLFSVAFDVKRKDFKEQIIHHLATLVLLSFSWCVNYIRIGTLVMLVHDASDVLLESAKLFNYAKWEKTCKTLFVLFAIVFMVTRLIIYPFWLIHCTWVYPVHHYPAFFGYYFFNVMLMVLLCLHIFWAYLILCMIQKFMVGSLTRDERSDNEEEEEEDSSLTEDEGQDQHKLGNGLTVEKEDKKACFGCLSPPENICRSKTVC, encoded by the exons ATGTTTGACACGCTGTATGAGTGGTTCTGGTGGGACAGAATCTGGCTGCCTGTGAACCTGACGTGGGTTGACCTTGAGGACAGGGAGGGCCGAGTCTATGCAAAAGCCTCGCATCTCTATGTCACTGTCCCCTATGCCTTCACCTTCTTACTCATAAGATATCTCTTTGAAAG GTGGATAGCAACACCACTGGCAGTCTGTGCCGGTATAAAGCGGAGAGTCCATCTGAAAGCAGAGCACAACCCCATCCTGGAAGTCTACTACACTACTCACTATAAAAATCCTACTCAG GCAGACATTGACGGACTGTCCAAGAAAAGCACTTTGTCTGTAAGACAAGTTGAGCGCTGGTTCAGAAAAAGACGCAGTCAGGATCGTCCTGGAGTCCTGAAGAAGTTCAGAGAGGCCAG ctggAGGTTTGTCTTCTACCTGTCGGCGTTCATTGGAGGAATAGTAGCATTGTATGAT AAAGAATGGTTTTATGACACCCGGGAAGTATGGACAGGTTTTCCAAAGCAG ACCATGTTGGAGTCTCAGTACTGGTATTATATCTTGGAGATGAGCTTTTATGGTTCTCTTCTCTTCAGTGTTGCCTTTGATGTCAAGAGAAAG GACTTCAAGGAGCAAATCATCCACCATTTGGCCACACTGGTTCTGTTATCATTTTCCTGGTGTGTCAACTACATTCGTATAGGAACACTGGTCATGCTCGTCCATGATGCCTCTGATGTTTTGCTGGAG tcTGCCAAATTATTCAACTATGCCAAATGGGAGAAAACCTGCAAAACTCTTTTTGTCCTGTTTGCCATAGTGTTTATGGTAACACGACTGATCATTTACCCATTCTG GCTGATCCACTGTACCTGGGTCTACCCCGTTCACCACTACCCTGCCTTCTTTGGCTACTACTTCTTCAATGTGATGCTAATGgtccttctctgtcttcacaTATTCTGGGCCTACCTCATTCTCTGCATGATCCAAAAGTTTATGGTTGGCTCT CTGACCAGAGATGAGAGAAGTGacaatgaagaggaagaggaggaagatagCAGTCTGACAGAGGATGAAGGCCAGGATCAACACAAGCTTGGCAACGGACTGACTGTTGAGAAGGAGGACAAGAAAGCCTGCTTTGGATGCTTGTCTCCACCAGAGAATATCTGCCGGTCAAAGACTGTGTGCTGA